The region AAGCGCTGGGCCATCCCCAGCTGGAGGGCCGGATCAGTGACCGGACCCTGGAATGGATCGCCGCCTGCGGCGCGAAGGCCGCTGCCGCAGGCGCGCAGCTCGTGACAGTCATGCATCACAGCCTGCTGGACCACAGTGAATTCATTCAGGAGGGCTTCACTGTAGAAGACCATGCCAAGGTTACAGATGCCTTGATGAAGAGCGGCGTGCAGACGGTTCTCAGCGGGCATATACACATTCAGGATATCAGTGAATACAGTCATGACGGGGAGCGCATCTATGACATCGCCAGCAGTGCTTTATCCGTTTATCCCCATCAATATGGAATCTTAACCTATTCCTCTGCCCGTCAGAGTCTGGATTACAGCACTGCAAGATTAGGGATGGATCAATGGGCAGCCGCCACCGGCAATACCGATCCGAACCTGCTGGGCTTCAGGGCTTACAGTGAAGCGAGTTTCCGCAAGCGGTCTGCCACCCGGAGTTATTCCCGTCTGGCTGAAGACCCCGCCTACGCCCGTTATACGGAGGCTGAGCTGAAGCAAATGGCTGACGTTGTCGGAAGGTTGAACGAGAACTACTTCGCAGGCTCTGCAAGTACGGGCAACGCTGCCGTGACCGCTACAGAAGGCTACCGGCTCTGGCAGGACGCCCCGGCAAGCTGGACGAGAAGCTATGTTCTGAAGATGGCCTTGCAGCAGCCGAAGAACAATCATGAGCTGCATGTCCAGTCTCCTCAGCAGTGATGTTTGAATAACTGGAAAAAGGTGTAAGATAGACAAGTATGCTTACACCTTTTGCTGAGGAGATGATGATCACCATGTTCACACGTATGGATGAGATTATGATTGAAATCCCGGACGTCGAGAAACCGGATCCTAATGCCGCAGCAGCCGTACAAGAGCTGCTCGGGGGCAAGTTCGGTGAAATGTCAACACTTAATAACTACTTGTACCAGTCCTTCAACTTCCGCTCCAAGGACAAGCTGAAGCCCTTCTACGACCTGGTGATGAGTATTACCGCCGAGGAGCTGGGCCATGTTGAACTGGTCTCCCACGCCGTGAACAAATGTCTTAGAGGTT is a window of Paenibacillus sp. FSL H3-0469 DNA encoding:
- a CDS encoding metallophosphoesterase, yielding MKFIRKYAILPLLLLMLSSCNGQDAAETEPQYRIQSGHDLSILTTSDTHYLAQELRDLGPAFQQFLAAGDGKQLGYSKEMMEALGYDIGIRKPDVVIISGDLSNNGEEASHKELAGHLKRIEQDTGTRIYVIPGNHDIRNPWARSFRDKRQYATDSVSATEFRKIYGSFGYDEALLRDEDSLSYLAAPSEELWLLMLDTAQYGDNKALGHPQLEGRISDRTLEWIAACGAKAAAAGAQLVTVMHHSLLDHSEFIQEGFTVEDHAKVTDALMKSGVQTVLSGHIHIQDISEYSHDGERIYDIASSALSVYPHQYGILTYSSARQSLDYSTARLGMDQWAAATGNTDPNLLGFRAYSEASFRKRSATRSYSRLAEDPAYARYTEAELKQMADVVGRLNENYFAGSASTGNAAVTATEGYRLWQDAPASWTRSYVLKMALQQPKNNHELHVQSPQQ